A window from Cytobacillus sp. IB215665 encodes these proteins:
- the grpE gene encoding nucleotide exchange factor GrpE: MNESENVDQVEESKVDLQNNDNQSDVNPEETSEESSVNASINDLEKKLDEAENRTFRIQADFDNFRRRTRLDREAAEKYRAFNLVSDILPVLDNFERALQVEADDDKTQSILQGMEMVYRQLFDALQKEGVEVIEAAGKSFDPHLHQAVMQVEDAEYDPNTVVEELQKGYKLKDRVVRPSMVKVNG, encoded by the coding sequence ATAAATGAAAGTGAAAATGTTGACCAAGTTGAAGAAAGTAAAGTTGATCTTCAAAATAATGACAATCAATCAGATGTAAATCCTGAAGAAACGAGCGAGGAATCAAGTGTAAACGCAAGTATTAATGATTTAGAGAAAAAGCTTGATGAAGCAGAAAATCGCACGTTTAGGATACAAGCTGATTTTGATAATTTCCGTCGCCGCACACGTCTTGATCGTGAAGCAGCTGAAAAATATAGAGCCTTTAATTTAGTGTCTGATATTTTACCAGTATTAGATAATTTTGAAAGAGCACTTCAAGTAGAAGCAGATGATGATAAAACACAGTCTATACTACAAGGTATGGAAATGGTTTACCGTCAGCTATTCGATGCACTACAAAAAGAAGGTGTAGAAGTAATTGAAGCTGCTGGAAAGTCATTTGATCCGCATCTACATCAAGCTGTGATGCAAGTAGAAGATGCTGAGTATGACCCAAATACTGTTGTAGAAGAGCTGCAAAAGGGTTATAAACTTAAAGACCGAGTTGTTCGACCATCGATGGTAAAAGTTAATGGGTAG
- the dnaK gene encoding molecular chaperone DnaK, translating into MSKIIGIDLGTTNSCVAVMEGGEAKVIPNPEGNRTTPSVVSFKNGERQVGEVAKRQAITNPNTIISIKRHMGTDYTVEVEGKKYTPQEVSSIILQHLKSYAEEYLGEPVTKAVITVPAYFNDAERQATKDAGKIAGLEVERIINEPTAAALAYGLDKMEEDQTILVYDLGGGTFDVSILELGDGVFEVRSTAGDNRLGGDDFDQVVIDHLVAEFKKENGIDLSKDNMALQRLKDAAEKAKKDLSGVTQTQISLPFITAGEAGPLHLEVSLTRAKFDELSADLVERTMGPTRQAMSDAGLSASEIDKVILVGGSTRIPAVQEALKKAVGQEPHKGVNPDEVVASGAAIQGGVLTGDVKDVVLLDVTPLSLGIETMGGVFTKLIDRNTTIPTSKSQVFSTAADNQPAVDIHVLQGERPMAADNKTLGRFQLTDIPPAPRGVPQIEVSFDIDKNGIVNVRAKDLGTNKEQTITIKSSTGLSDDEIERMVKEAEDNAESDKQRKEEVELRNEADQLVFTAEKTLKDLEGKVDEAEVNKVNEAKDALKAAIESNELEEIRTKKDALQEIVQQLSMKLYEEAAQQAQAQQGAEAGNNEGPKGDDVVDAEFEEVKDDK; encoded by the coding sequence ATGAGTAAAATTATTGGAATTGATTTAGGGACGACTAACTCATGTGTTGCTGTGATGGAAGGTGGAGAAGCAAAGGTAATTCCTAATCCAGAGGGTAATCGCACAACTCCGTCAGTTGTTTCATTTAAAAATGGTGAAAGACAAGTTGGTGAAGTTGCTAAGCGTCAAGCTATTACAAACCCAAATACAATCATCTCGATTAAACGTCATATGGGAACAGATTACACGGTAGAAGTAGAGGGTAAAAAGTATACACCACAAGAAGTATCGTCTATTATTTTACAGCATTTAAAATCATATGCAGAAGAATATTTAGGAGAGCCTGTTACTAAGGCTGTTATTACTGTTCCCGCATACTTCAACGATGCCGAACGTCAGGCAACAAAAGATGCAGGTAAAATTGCTGGTTTAGAAGTAGAACGTATTATTAACGAGCCTACAGCAGCAGCTCTTGCTTACGGATTAGATAAAATGGAGGAAGACCAAACTATCCTCGTCTATGACCTTGGTGGGGGTACATTTGACGTATCTATTCTAGAGTTGGGTGATGGTGTATTTGAAGTTAGATCTACAGCAGGTGATAATCGTCTAGGTGGAGATGACTTCGACCAAGTAGTTATTGACCATTTAGTTGCTGAATTTAAAAAAGAAAATGGTATTGACCTTTCAAAAGATAACATGGCTTTACAGCGCTTAAAAGACGCAGCTGAAAAAGCTAAGAAAGATTTATCAGGGGTTACACAAACTCAAATTTCATTACCGTTTATTACTGCTGGTGAAGCAGGGCCGTTACATTTAGAGGTAAGCTTAACTCGTGCGAAATTTGATGAGTTATCCGCAGATCTCGTTGAACGTACAATGGGACCTACTCGTCAAGCGATGTCTGATGCAGGTCTATCTGCTAGTGAAATAGATAAAGTCATCCTAGTTGGGGGATCTACTCGTATTCCTGCTGTTCAAGAAGCACTTAAAAAAGCTGTAGGACAAGAGCCTCATAAAGGTGTTAACCCTGATGAAGTAGTTGCTTCTGGTGCGGCTATTCAAGGTGGTGTTTTAACAGGAGATGTTAAAGACGTAGTTTTATTAGATGTTACACCGTTATCTTTAGGTATTGAAACGATGGGTGGAGTATTCACAAAATTAATCGATCGTAATACTACAATTCCAACTAGTAAGTCACAAGTCTTCTCAACTGCAGCAGATAATCAACCAGCAGTTGATATTCACGTGCTACAAGGAGAAAGACCTATGGCAGCAGATAACAAAACATTAGGTCGCTTCCAATTAACAGATATTCCACCAGCACCACGTGGTGTACCACAAATTGAAGTATCATTTGATATCGATAAAAATGGAATCGTTAATGTGCGTGCAAAAGATTTAGGAACTAATAAGGAACAAACGATTACGATTAAATCTTCAACAGGGTTATCTGATGATGAAATTGAACGCATGGTTAAAGAAGCGGAAGACAATGCTGAATCAGATAAACAACGAAAAGAAGAAGTTGAACTTCGTAATGAAGCGGATCAGTTAGTATTTACTGCTGAAAAGACTTTGAAAGACTTGGAAGGAAAAGTTGATGAAGCTGAAGTGAACAAAGTAAACGAAGCGAAGGATGCTCTGAAAGCAGCTATAGAAAGTAATGAGCTAGAAGAAATCCGTACTAAGAAAGATGCTCTTCAAGAAATTGTTCAACAGCTATCAATGAAACTTTACGAGGAAGCAGCTCAACAAGCTCAAGCCCAACAAGGTGCTGAAGCTGGTAACAATGAAGGTCCTAAAGGTGACGATGTAGTAGATGCAGAATTTGAAGAAGTAAAAGATGATAAATAA
- the dnaJ gene encoding molecular chaperone DnaJ, which yields MSKRDYYEVLGISKSASQDEIKKAYRKLSKKYHPDINKEPDAADKFKEVKEAYETLSDDQKRAHYDQFGHTDPNQGFGGGGDFGGFGGFEDIFSTFFGGGGRRRDPNAPQQGADLQYTMTLKFEEAVFGKETDIEIPREEECKTCHGSGAKPGTKPETCKHCNGSGQLSVEQNTPFGRIVNRRVCHHCDGTGKKVTQKCSTCNGAGKVKKRKKIHVKIPSGIDDGQQLRVTGQGEAGTNGGPAGDLYIVFHVKPHEFFEREGDDIYCEMPLTFAQSTLGDEIEVPTLHGKVKLKIPAGTQTGTKFRLRGKGVPNVRGYGQGDQHIQVRVITPTKLTEKQKQLLREFNELGNQEAPDEHDDSFFAKVKRAFKGD from the coding sequence ATGAGTAAAAGAGATTACTATGAAGTGCTAGGGATTAGTAAAAGTGCTTCACAAGATGAAATTAAGAAAGCCTACCGCAAACTTTCCAAAAAATATCACCCTGACATTAATAAAGAACCAGACGCTGCAGATAAATTTAAAGAAGTAAAAGAAGCATATGAAACTTTAAGTGATGATCAAAAGCGTGCCCATTATGATCAATTTGGTCATACAGATCCAAATCAAGGATTTGGTGGTGGTGGTGACTTTGGTGGATTCGGTGGTTTTGAAGATATTTTTAGTACATTCTTTGGTGGTGGAGGACGCCGTCGTGATCCAAATGCTCCCCAACAAGGGGCAGATCTCCAATATACAATGACATTAAAATTCGAAGAAGCAGTTTTTGGTAAAGAAACTGACATTGAAATTCCAAGAGAAGAAGAATGTAAAACATGCCATGGTTCGGGAGCAAAACCAGGAACGAAACCTGAAACGTGTAAACATTGTAATGGTAGTGGTCAGCTAAGTGTTGAGCAAAATACACCGTTTGGCCGTATAGTTAATAGACGTGTTTGTCATCATTGTGACGGTACAGGCAAGAAAGTAACCCAAAAATGCTCAACTTGTAATGGAGCTGGGAAAGTAAAGAAAAGAAAAAAAATACACGTGAAAATTCCATCTGGTATTGATGATGGTCAGCAACTACGTGTAACAGGTCAAGGTGAAGCCGGTACAAATGGTGGTCCAGCAGGCGATCTCTATATTGTCTTTCATGTGAAACCGCATGAATTTTTTGAGCGTGAAGGTGACGATATTTATTGTGAAATGCCGCTTACATTTGCGCAGAGTACTCTGGGTGACGAAATTGAAGTTCCTACTCTTCACGGAAAAGTTAAGCTGAAAATACCAGCAGGTACTCAAACAGGAACCAAGTTCCGTCTTCGTGGTAAAGGTGTACCAAATGTTCGTGGGTACGGTCAAGGTGACCAGCATATTCAAGTAAGAGTTATTACACCAACGAAGCTTACTGAAAAACAAAAGCAATTGTTAAGAGAGTTTAATGAGCTTGGGAATCAGGAAGCTCCTGATGAACATGATGACAGCTTTTTTGCAAAAGTTAAGAGAGCATTTAAGGGGGATTAA
- the prmA gene encoding 50S ribosomal protein L11 methyltransferase → MKWSEISIHTTQEAVEPISNILHEAGAGGVVIEDLHDLTKERETAYGEIYQLNPNDYPEEGVVIKAYLPVNSFLGETVEEIKEAINTLLIYDIDIGSNRITISEVNEEEWATAWKKYYNPVKISEKFTIVPTWETYTPVSSDELIIELDPGMAFGTGTHPTTVMCIQALERTVKQDDKILDVGTGSGVLSIAAALLGADKVFAYDLDEVAVTSARINTKLNKVSDNVIVEQNNLLDGIETKVDIIVANILAEIILRFVDDAYRLLKPGGMFITSGIINTKKALVKETLQNIGFVIEETITMEDWAAMIVKKPL, encoded by the coding sequence ATGAAATGGTCTGAAATTTCTATTCATACGACACAGGAAGCTGTCGAACCTATTTCTAACATTTTACATGAAGCAGGTGCAGGTGGTGTAGTTATAGAAGATCTACACGATTTAACAAAGGAAAGAGAAACTGCATACGGTGAAATCTACCAACTCAACCCTAATGATTATCCTGAAGAAGGTGTAGTCATTAAGGCATATTTACCTGTTAACAGCTTTTTAGGGGAAACAGTAGAAGAAATAAAAGAAGCTATTAATACGTTATTAATATACGATATTGATATAGGAAGTAACAGAATTACAATTAGCGAAGTAAATGAAGAAGAGTGGGCAACTGCTTGGAAAAAGTATTATAATCCTGTTAAAATTTCTGAGAAGTTCACGATTGTACCAACTTGGGAAACGTATACTCCAGTGAGTAGTGATGAGCTAATTATTGAGCTTGACCCTGGCATGGCATTTGGGACTGGGACACATCCTACAACTGTCATGTGTATTCAAGCACTTGAGCGAACAGTAAAGCAAGATGACAAAATACTTGATGTTGGTACAGGTTCTGGAGTACTAAGTATAGCAGCAGCTTTACTAGGTGCTGACAAAGTGTTCGCTTATGATTTAGATGAAGTAGCAGTTACAAGTGCAAGAATCAACACGAAATTGAATAAAGTAAGTGATAATGTCATAGTTGAGCAAAACAACTTATTAGATGGAATTGAAACCAAAGTAGACATCATTGTTGCAAACATATTAGCTGAAATTATACTTAGGTTTGTTGATGATGCTTATCGCCTTTTAAAACCAGGTGGCATGTTTATTACTTCAGGTATTATTAATACAAAAAAAGCTTTGGTGAAAGAGACATTGCAAAATATTGGATTTGTTATTGAAGAAACAATAACGATGGAAGACTGGGCTGCTATGATTGTTAAAAAGCCCCTGTAA
- a CDS encoding 16S rRNA (uracil(1498)-N(3))-methyltransferase, with product MQRYFIDDNKYEQNDQIIITNDDHHHITRVLRMNVGESIYVIVGQRTARCEIVEITNEEVLTNIVEWVESSNELPIKVTIASGLPKGDKLELVIQKGTELGANSFIPFNAARSIVKWDEIKGLKKIKRWQKIAKEAAEQSHRNKIPDIDHPMTLKKLLENSANFDFKLIAYEEEAKIGEQSVLAATLSKMVANQSLLVVFGPEGGLSEKEVEELRSHGFKSCGLGPRILRTETAPIYLLSAVSYHFELSR from the coding sequence ATGCAACGCTATTTCATAGATGACAATAAGTACGAGCAAAATGACCAAATAATAATAACTAATGATGATCATCATCATATTACCCGTGTGCTGAGGATGAATGTAGGAGAAAGTATATACGTAATTGTTGGACAAAGGACTGCACGATGTGAAATAGTGGAAATTACCAATGAAGAAGTATTAACAAATATTGTAGAATGGGTAGAGAGCTCAAATGAACTACCTATTAAAGTGACAATAGCGAGTGGGTTGCCTAAAGGGGATAAGCTTGAATTAGTGATTCAAAAGGGAACTGAATTAGGTGCCAATTCGTTTATCCCTTTTAATGCTGCTCGTTCAATCGTGAAATGGGATGAAATAAAAGGCTTAAAAAAAATTAAGCGCTGGCAGAAAATTGCTAAAGAAGCGGCGGAGCAGTCTCATCGAAATAAAATTCCAGATATAGACCATCCAATGACCTTAAAGAAGTTACTTGAAAATAGTGCTAATTTTGATTTCAAGCTGATTGCATATGAGGAAGAAGCAAAAATAGGAGAACAATCGGTACTTGCTGCCACCTTAAGTAAAATGGTTGCTAATCAGTCTCTGTTAGTAGTATTTGGTCCAGAAGGTGGACTTTCAGAAAAAGAAGTAGAAGAATTACGTTCCCATGGTTTTAAATCTTGTGGCCTTGGTCCAAGAATTTTACGTACAGAAACGGCCCCGATATATTTATTATCTGCTGTTTCTTATCATTTTGAACTATCGAGGTGA
- the mtaB gene encoding tRNA (N(6)-L-threonylcarbamoyladenosine(37)-C(2))-methylthiotransferase MtaB — protein MPSVAFHTLGCKVNHYETEAIWQLFKEAGYERIEYEQTADVYVINTCTVTNTGDKKSRQVIRRAVRRNPDAVICVTGCYAQTSPAEVMAIPGVDIVVGTQDRIKMLDYIEQYQAERQPINGVGNIMKARTYEELEVPTFTDRTRASLKIQEGCNNFCTFCIIPWARGLMRSRNPQEVIKQAQQLVDAGYKEIVLTGIHTGGYGEDMKDYNLAMLLRELDEQVIGLKRIRISSIEASQITDEVIEVLNKSDKIVRHLHVPLQSGSDTVLKRMRRKYTMEHFGERLTKLKEALPGLAITSDVIVGFPGETSEEFMETYNFVKEHRFSELHVFPYSKRTGTPAARMDDQVNEQVKNERVHQLIALSDQLAKEYASDFEGEVLEVIPEERLKDDPSGELYVGYTDNYLKVILPANDEMIGKIVKVKITKAGYPYNEGQFVKVIEDDNVINNIKLSS, from the coding sequence ATGCCTTCAGTTGCGTTTCACACTCTTGGTTGTAAAGTTAACCATTATGAAACAGAAGCTATTTGGCAATTATTTAAAGAAGCAGGCTATGAGCGTATTGAATACGAACAGACTGCTGATGTTTATGTAATAAATACTTGTACTGTAACAAATACAGGTGATAAAAAAAGCAGACAGGTGATTCGTCGTGCTGTTAGAAGAAATCCAGATGCGGTCATATGTGTAACGGGTTGTTATGCGCAAACCTCTCCAGCAGAAGTTATGGCTATTCCTGGAGTCGATATTGTTGTCGGGACACAGGATCGTATAAAAATGCTGGATTATATTGAACAATATCAAGCTGAACGTCAACCGATTAATGGTGTTGGAAACATTATGAAAGCCCGTACTTATGAAGAGCTGGAAGTTCCAACATTTACCGATCGGACTAGAGCATCTTTAAAAATACAAGAAGGTTGTAATAATTTTTGTACATTTTGTATCATTCCTTGGGCACGTGGACTCATGCGTTCACGAAATCCACAGGAAGTAATTAAACAGGCACAGCAGCTCGTTGATGCTGGATATAAAGAGATTGTATTAACAGGTATTCATACGGGTGGATACGGCGAAGATATGAAAGATTATAATTTAGCAATGCTTTTACGTGAGCTTGATGAACAAGTAATAGGCTTAAAGCGTATTCGAATCTCCTCGATTGAAGCAAGCCAAATTACGGACGAAGTGATAGAGGTTTTAAATAAATCAGATAAAATAGTTCGTCACCTGCACGTTCCATTACAATCAGGTTCTGATACTGTCTTAAAACGTATGCGTAGAAAATATACGATGGAGCATTTTGGGGAAAGGTTAACAAAACTTAAAGAAGCCCTTCCAGGTCTTGCAATTACATCAGATGTGATTGTAGGATTCCCAGGAGAAACATCTGAAGAATTTATGGAGACATATAATTTTGTAAAAGAACATCGTTTCTCAGAACTTCATGTTTTTCCATATTCCAAGCGAACTGGAACACCAGCAGCTCGTATGGATGACCAAGTGAACGAACAAGTAAAAAATGAAAGAGTTCATCAATTAATAGCTTTATCAGATCAATTGGCAAAAGAGTATGCTTCTGATTTTGAAGGAGAAGTACTTGAGGTTATTCCTGAAGAGCGGTTAAAGGATGATCCTAGTGGTGAATTATATGTGGGCTATACAGATAATTATCTAAAAGTAATTTTGCCTGCGAATGATGAAATGATTGGCAAAATAGTCAAAGTGAAAATTACTAAAGCGGGTTATCCTTATAATGAAGGTCAATTCGTTAAAGTAATAGAAGACGACAATGTTATTAACAATATCAAGCTTTCTTCTTAA
- a CDS encoding Na/Pi symporter codes for MAMAKIISLFAVYLSIFLFGMTVMRIGLFNISHEKMKHVIKRLTINPFSGFLVGIVVTALLQSSSAVMIITIGLVATGYINFKQSIGIILGTNIGTTFTTEFITIDLEAAILPLIILGFLFLFTNNIKLFSTGAIAFGLGCLFVAMNGFEQLAEPLSLIPSVHSFLEITNKSGIFGVGLGTFLTAIIQSSTATTGIVMGFMNENVLSLQAGIAIILGSNIGTCITAFLASIGASHEAKLTAYAHIWLNVLGVAIFYPFIKSLGTIAELLTTIPDVQLAHVSVIFNVICSLIALPLTGLIASFIIRIHSTKKIA; via the coding sequence ATGGCAATGGCAAAAATCATTTCATTATTTGCTGTTTATTTATCAATATTTCTATTTGGAATGACTGTGATGCGGATAGGTTTATTTAATATTTCACACGAAAAGATGAAACATGTTATCAAAAGACTTACAATAAATCCGTTTAGCGGTTTTCTTGTCGGGATTGTTGTTACTGCATTATTGCAAAGTAGTTCTGCAGTTATGATCATAACAATCGGCTTAGTAGCAACTGGCTACATAAATTTTAAACAGTCTATCGGAATTATCCTAGGAACAAATATCGGAACAACATTTACTACAGAATTCATAACCATTGATTTAGAAGCAGCAATTTTGCCACTCATTATTTTAGGATTTTTATTTTTATTTACAAACAATATTAAGCTATTTAGTACAGGAGCCATTGCATTTGGATTAGGCTGCTTATTCGTCGCAATGAATGGCTTTGAGCAATTAGCGGAGCCCCTATCTCTCATACCTTCTGTACATTCTTTTTTAGAGATCACAAATAAGAGTGGTATTTTTGGCGTAGGTTTAGGGACGTTTTTGACAGCAATTATTCAATCTAGTACTGCCACAACAGGGATTGTTATGGGCTTTATGAATGAAAATGTCTTAAGTTTACAGGCCGGAATCGCCATTATATTAGGGTCAAATATCGGGACATGTATAACTGCATTTTTAGCTAGTATCGGTGCTAGTCATGAGGCAAAGTTAACTGCATATGCACATATTTGGTTGAATGTATTAGGTGTAGCCATTTTCTACCCTTTTATAAAAAGCCTAGGTACAATAGCTGAACTCCTCACGACTATTCCTGATGTTCAGTTGGCTCATGTTAGCGTTATTTTTAATGTTATTTGCTCTCTTATTGCCCTGCCACTTACTGGCCTAATTGCTTCATTTATTATTCGAATCCATAGCACAAAAAAAATAGCTTAA
- the rpsU gene encoding 30S ribosomal protein S21 produces the protein MSKTVVRKNESLEDALRRFKRSVSKTGTLQEARKREFYEKPSVKRKKKSEAARKRKF, from the coding sequence ATGTCAAAAACTGTCGTTCGTAAAAACGAATCGCTTGAAGATGCTCTTCGTCGTTTCAAACGTTCGGTTTCTAAAACAGGTACGTTACAGGAAGCAAGAAAGCGTGAATTCTATGAAAAGCCAAGCGTAAAACGTAAGAAGAAGTCTGAAGCCGCTAGAAAGCGTAAATTCTAA
- a CDS encoding GatB/YqeY domain-containing protein, whose amino-acid sequence MGLLERLNTDMKQAMKNKEKEKLSVIRMVKSSLQNEAIKLGSSQLSEDEELTVLSRELKQRKDSLQEFDKAGRSDLVDKLKDEISLLEIYMPKQLSEDEIKEIVKETIAAVNASSKADMGKVMGALMPKVKGKADGSLVNNVVQQFLS is encoded by the coding sequence ATGGGTCTTCTTGAACGTTTAAATACTGATATGAAGCAAGCGATGAAAAATAAAGAAAAAGAAAAACTTTCCGTCATTAGGATGGTTAAGTCTTCACTTCAAAATGAAGCGATTAAACTAGGTAGTAGCCAACTATCTGAAGACGAGGAGTTAACTGTACTTTCTCGCGAATTAAAACAACGTAAAGACTCCCTCCAAGAATTTGATAAAGCTGGTCGTTCGGACCTGGTAGATAAACTGAAAGATGAAATTTCATTATTAGAAATTTATATGCCAAAGCAACTTTCAGAAGATGAAATTAAAGAAATAGTGAAAGAAACCATTGCTGCAGTGAATGCTTCTTCCAAAGCTGACATGGGTAAAGTAATGGGCGCGTTGATGCCAAAGGTCAAAGGTAAGGCCGATGGTTCACTTGTGAATAATGTTGTACAACAATTTCTTTCTTAA
- a CDS encoding nodulation protein NfeD: MRRIRLPFFVMMLFTAVILSFIPMKGSTSGELVYVIPVEDTVEKGLYAFIDRSISEAEEAGADLIILEINTPGGAVDAAGKIGKRISSTDVPIVAYVNIHALSAGAYIALNADEIYMSPTASMGAAAVITSDGNAADEKAQSSWNTSMEGAAALNSRDPIYAIAMADKEVDLPEYNAEKGKLLTLTADQAYEVKYAEGIVNNRSELTQIFGFDNPEIVETKVSLAENIARFITNPVVVPILLSIGSIGLLVELYSPGFGVPGLMGASSLLLFFYGHFVAGLAGMEAIIFFFAGVVLIILEFFVPGGILGMIGFGSILTSLFLATDDVGHMAVSLLIAIFVTILASILLFKVFGKKIRIFNRIILRDSTNSDEGYITNKNRNDLIGKEGYTTTVLRPSGTVVIDNERLDVVTEGGYIDNNKKIKVIKTEGARIVVREIV, from the coding sequence ATGAGAAGAATACGTTTACCATTCTTTGTTATGATGTTATTTACAGCAGTTATTCTATCTTTTATCCCTATGAAAGGCTCCACTAGTGGGGAACTGGTCTATGTTATCCCTGTGGAAGACACTGTAGAGAAAGGTTTATATGCATTCATTGATCGTTCAATTTCTGAAGCAGAGGAAGCTGGGGCAGATTTAATCATATTAGAAATAAATACCCCTGGTGGGGCGGTGGATGCTGCTGGAAAAATTGGAAAACGAATTAGTTCTACAGATGTTCCGATTGTGGCATATGTAAATATTCATGCTCTATCAGCAGGTGCATATATTGCATTGAATGCAGATGAAATTTATATGAGTCCAACTGCCTCTATGGGGGCTGCAGCGGTCATAACAAGTGATGGTAATGCAGCAGACGAAAAGGCTCAATCATCATGGAATACATCGATGGAAGGAGCTGCGGCTTTGAACAGTCGTGACCCTATATACGCGATCGCTATGGCTGATAAAGAGGTTGATCTCCCAGAGTATAATGCAGAGAAAGGAAAGCTGTTAACTTTAACAGCTGATCAAGCCTATGAAGTGAAGTATGCTGAAGGAATCGTAAATAATCGCTCAGAGCTAACGCAAATATTTGGTTTTGACAATCCAGAGATTGTGGAAACAAAAGTCAGTTTGGCAGAAAATATCGCGAGATTTATAACTAATCCGGTTGTTGTCCCAATCTTACTATCAATCGGCAGCATTGGCTTGTTAGTTGAGTTATACTCACCGGGATTTGGTGTACCGGGCTTAATGGGGGCGTCGAGTTTATTATTGTTTTTCTACGGCCATTTTGTAGCAGGCCTTGCAGGAATGGAAGCAATTATCTTCTTTTTTGCTGGCGTTGTGCTTATTATTTTAGAATTTTTTGTCCCGGGGGGAATATTAGGGATGATTGGTTTTGGATCAATTCTTACTAGCTTATTTTTAGCGACGGACGACGTTGGACACATGGCGGTATCGTTACTAATTGCGATTTTTGTTACAATATTAGCCTCAATTCTATTATTTAAGGTGTTTGGCAAAAAAATACGTATTTTTAACAGAATTATCCTAAGGGATTCTACAAATAGTGATGAAGGCTATATAACGAATAAGAATAGAAATGATTTGATTGGAAAAGAAGGTTATACAACTACTGTACTCCGTCCTTCGGGAACTGTTGTGATTGATAATGAACGCCTAGATGTTGTCACTGAAGGTGGTTATATCGATAATAATAAAAAAATTAAAGTGATTAAAACAGAAGGAGCTCGTATTGTAGTTAGAGAAATAGTATAG
- the floA gene encoding flotillin-like protein FloA (flotillin-like protein involved in membrane lipid rafts) has translation MQFDAGTILVLLAVALVIIVLAVLFTFVPIMLWISALAAGVRVSIFTLIGMRLRRVIPSRVINPLIKAVKAGLNVSTNQLESHYLAGGNVDRVVNALIAAQRANIELSFERCAAIDLAGRDVLEAVQMSVNPKVIETPFIAGVAMDGIEVKAKARITVRANIDRLVGGAGEDTVIARVGEGIVSTIGSSGNHKKVLENPDLISQTVLAKGLDSGTAFEILSIDIADIDIGKNIGAELQIDQAEADKNIAQAKAEERRAMAVAKEQEMTARVQEMQAKVVEAEAEVPLAMADALRTGKLGVMDYMSLKNIDADTNMRDSIGKLTDDQDEDEQS, from the coding sequence ATGCAATTTGATGCTGGAACTATTTTAGTATTGTTAGCTGTAGCACTTGTCATAATTGTTTTAGCCGTATTATTTACGTTTGTTCCAATTATGCTCTGGATATCTGCTCTAGCTGCAGGTGTAAGAGTAAGTATTTTCACTTTAATCGGAATGAGGTTACGTCGAGTTATCCCGTCAAGGGTCATCAATCCATTAATTAAAGCAGTAAAGGCTGGCTTAAATGTTAGTACAAATCAATTGGAGAGCCACTATTTAGCAGGAGGTAACGTAGATAGAGTTGTGAACGCTCTTATTGCCGCACAGCGTGCGAATATAGAGCTGTCATTTGAACGTTGTGCTGCGATAGATCTAGCTGGTCGTGACGTATTAGAAGCAGTTCAAATGAGTGTTAACCCTAAAGTAATTGAAACACCATTTATTGCGGGTGTTGCGATGGATGGCATCGAAGTAAAAGCGAAAGCACGTATTACAGTGCGTGCAAACATTGATCGCTTAGTCGGTGGTGCTGGAGAAGATACAGTTATAGCCCGTGTAGGTGAAGGGATTGTAAGTACAATCGGTTCGTCAGGTAATCATAAAAAAGTTTTAGAAAACCCAGATTTAATTTCTCAAACAGTGTTAGCGAAAGGTCTAGATTCAGGAACTGCATTTGAAATCTTGTCGATTGATATTGCCGATATTGATATCGGTAAAAATATTGGGGCAGAGTTGCAAATAGATCAAGCTGAAGCAGATAAAAATATTGCCCAAGCTAAGGCGGAAGAACGAAGAGCTATGGCTGTTGCCAAGGAGCAAGAGATGACGGCTCGTGTTCAAGAAATGCAAGCTAAAGTTGTTGAAGCCGAAGCCGAGGTTCCTCTCGCTATGGCAGATGCATTACGGACAGGTAAGCTTGGAGTCATGGATTACATGAGTCTAAAAAATATAGATGCTGATACAAATATGAGAGACTCTATAGGAAAGCTTACTGACGATCAAGATGAAGATGAACAATCGTAG